One Miscanthus floridulus cultivar M001 chromosome 11, ASM1932011v1, whole genome shotgun sequence DNA window includes the following coding sequences:
- the LOC136491246 gene encoding uncharacterized protein — MVAVVEVDAGQEAKRGKATDEEGQWTPPPPPQPVEVARKPRQPTPDHPPYCWMIGEAIDALAEDGGSSEDSISAFICARHPGVPPAHDRLLRHYLGKHVAEGIFVRTAAGRYERCPEENADEVLLLEQAEAGSCKVASVEAKRGRGRPRSDGSPSTPPAGRKDGGAGALWMTPPAGSSLTLAAAAKDSVPVSPVAVADKDESQAQSLKPKRRGRLRRLGMATTTDSSGEALVAGKKHGSEVSYTLDKEHEPPRELGLVILGDSSAASTMDKACTEVSPTTPPVDGDQPLDLALVTTTEVPLPEPASTPTPAMDKDGGQPLDLALVTTTEVPVPVPEPAPAPTPTPAMDKDGDQPLDPALVTSTEVPVSEPAPMPTPDMDKDGGDASSIVDKNENIWTAPTAPEPGSQACKLALMAAAAAGFVPVLVANKKGGLKEAPSASYKDVLQPRKAGSAPTAGKKAGGKALSATPKGRRRQHKSAAVATGDQSALTPGKKLGCKVSFASPKLTPVIAGGCPTPASVADQGGMETSAALKQHGQPHKLMLKKKPRKLYPVTADEISDDPGFVLLALPSQTLAASNA, encoded by the exons ATGGTGGCCGTCGTCGAGGTGGACGCGGGGCAAGAGGCGAAGCGGGGGAAGGCGACGGATGAGGAGGGGCagtggacgccgccgccgccgccgcagccggtgGAGGTCGCGCGGAAGCCCCGCCAACCCACGCCGGATCACCCACCCTATTGCTGG ATGATCGGCGAGGCAATCGACGCGCTGGCCGAGGACGGCGGCTCGTCGGAGGACTCCATCTCGGCCTTCATCTGCGCGAGGCACCCCGGCGTGCCCCCCGCGCACGATAGGCTCCTCCGGCACTACCTCGGCAAGCACGTCGCCGAGGGCATCTTCGTGCGAACCGCTGCGGGGCGGTACGAGCGCTGCCCTGAGGAGAACGCGGATGAGGTGCTCCTGCTGGAGCAGGCTGAGGCCGGCTCGTGCAAGGTGGCGTCCGTTGAGGCCAAGCGTGGCCGAGGCAGGCCGCGGAGTGATGGCTCTCCTTCGACGCCGCCTGCAGGCAGGAAGGATGGCGGCGCAGGGGCTCTGTGGATGACACCGCCTGCAGGCTCTTCTTTGACACTGGCCGCTGCTGCCAAAGACTCTGTTCCAGTGTCACCGGTTGCTGTTGCAGACAAGGACGAAAGCCAGGCACAGTCATTGAAGCCCAAGCGCCGTGGCCGGCTTCGCAGGCTGGGGATGGCCACGACCACGGACAGCTCTGGTGAAGCACTCGTCGCAGGCAAGAAACATGGCAGTGAGGTTTCATACACTTTGGACAAGGAGCATGAGCCACCGCGTGAGCTGGGACTGGTGATCCTCGGTGATAGCTCTGCTGCATCCACCATGGACAAGGCATGCACCGAGGTCTCTCCAACCACGCCACCTGTGGATGGTGATCAGCCTCTCGACCTGGCCCTGGTGACCACCACAGAGGTGCCTCTGCCTGAACCTGCGTCAACACCAACGCCTGCTATGGACAAGGATGGTGGTCAGCCTCTCGACCTGGCCCTGGTGACCACCACAGAGGTTCCCGTGCCTGTGCCTGAACCTGCACCTGCACCAACGCCAACGCCTGCTATGGACAAGGatggtgatcagcctcttgacccggCCCTGGTGACCAGCACAGAGGTGCCTGTGTCTGAACCTGCGCCAATGCCAACGCCTGATATGGACAAGGATGGTGGCGATGCTTCTTCAATCGTGGACAAGAATGAGAACATTTGGACAGCGCCCACTGCGCCAGAGCCTGGCAGCCAGGCTTGCAAGCTGGcactcatggctgctgctgctgctggctttgTTCCAGTGTTGGTTGCTAACAAGAAGGGTGGCCTTAAGGAGGCTCCATCTGCAAGCTACAAGGATGTTCTTCAGCCTCGCAAGGCTGGCTCTGCTCCAACTGCAGGCAAGAAGGCTGGCGGCAAGGCTCTGTCAGCTACCCCCAAGGGCCGTCGTCGGCAACACAAATCAGCCGCGGTGGCTACTGGTGACCAGTCTGCTCTTACACCTGGCAAGAAGCTAGGCTGTAAGGTCTCATTTGCATCGCCCAAGTTGACACCGGTGATTGCTGGTGGTTGTCCTACTCCAGCTTCAGTTGCTGACCAGGGCGGCATGGAAACATCAGCGGCGCTGAAGCAGCACGGCCAGCCTCACAAACTCATGCTAAAAAAAAAGCCTCGCAAACTGTACCCTGTTACCGCTGACGAGATTTCAGATGATCCGGGATTTGTTTTGCTCGCGTTGCCTTCTCAGACGCTGGCAGCATCAAACGCGTAG
- the LOC136492225 gene encoding uncharacterized protein, whose amino-acid sequence MVVPNYTYLKLKMLGPNGVITIESTYEHAYNYDIECIEYVEALMEAETLIVNLNRLGSETPDSKRRARTFEPVEAVKLILVNPTCPDDRALRISATLDIK is encoded by the coding sequence atggtggtccccaactacacctacctcaagctcaagatgctgggccccaatggtgtcatcactatcgagtccacaTACGAACATGCTTACAACTACGACattgaatgcatcgagtacgtcgaggctctcatggaggctgagaccctcatcgtcaacctcaacCGACTTGGTAGTGAGACACCTGATTCCAAGCGTCGTGCCAGGACTTTCGAGCCTgtggaggccgtcaagctcatcctggtcaaccccacctgccccgacgaccgagcactaaggatcagtgccaccctcgacatcaaatag
- the LOC136492226 gene encoding uncharacterized protein — protein sequence MEAQATIQHGAASARANLKEPDAQGEAAKAATEQVEEEEPTPHEAEAHESDETRMPSITEATEGEGEGEGEAPRTSEAEATEAGVPRTTEAEVAEAKAPGTTEAGVEKAGVSVAKPVAQEAETEAGQASIPPPVQGPPPS from the coding sequence ATGGAGGCGCAAGCCACCATACAGCATGGTGCGGCCTCGGCCAGGGCCAACCTGAAGGAGCCAGATGCCCAAGGAGAGGCGGCCAAGGCAGCCACGGAgcaagtggaggaggaggagcctacgcCCCATGAGGCCGAGGCCCACGAGTCAGATGAAACTAGGATGCCCTCAATCACCGAGGCCActgagggcgagggcgagggcgagggcgaggcccCGCGAAcctccgaggccgaggcgacAGAGGCTGGGgtgcctaggaccaccgaggccgaggtggcggaggccaaagcccccgggaccaccgaggctgggGTGGAGAAGGCCGGTGTGAGTGTGGCGAAGCCGGTGGCCCAGGAAGCGGAgacggaggcggggcaagcttcaATACCGCCCCCGGTCCAAGGCCCGCCGCCGTCGTAG